A stretch of the Veillonella parvula DSM 2008 genome encodes the following:
- the rlmD gene encoding 23S rRNA (uracil(1939)-C(5))-methyltransferase RlmD, which translates to MNGTSRTSRKNKFKVKQQNKNRSNGQQNSNHYNGQQNTSTSISKKQQAMLNAPVKLGEEVLVTIHGIGSSGEGVGRVEDFTVFVPFTLPGETVKVSITMVKKTYATGRLLEIVTIAPNRIDPHCDLYGFCGGCQLQHITYEGQLSLKTQKVKDVIERIAHQNPDLVKPTLGPKNPWAYRNKMQMPVGGTKGDIQMGFYAMGSHDIVQGTNCPIQDEGNNIIAQACYQIAKEFDIEPYDEHTGKGVLRHVIGRIGQSGWMIILVTATEHLPHQEKWVEKLTERVPQVETIVHNVNGKRTNVILGPKNSVLYGDGTITDHIKDLRFTLSPHSFFQVNPEQTTVLYDQALAYADLKGTEIVIDAYCGTGTISLFLAYKAKHVIGIEIVEPAITNARENARRNGYDNTEFIVADAAVEIPKLYKAGVRPDVIVFDPIRAGCKEEVLTSAASMEPKRIVYVSCNPATMARDIEILTHYGYELKEVQPVDMFPMTAHVEAVALLTRSKATQ; encoded by the coding sequence ATGAACGGTACAAGTCGTACATCTCGTAAGAATAAATTTAAAGTTAAACAACAGAATAAAAATCGTTCTAATGGGCAACAGAATTCCAATCATTATAATGGACAACAAAATACCAGCACTTCTATATCTAAAAAACAACAAGCTATGTTGAATGCTCCTGTTAAACTTGGGGAGGAAGTATTAGTTACCATTCACGGTATTGGCAGTAGTGGCGAAGGGGTAGGTCGCGTAGAGGACTTTACAGTGTTTGTTCCCTTTACCTTACCTGGAGAAACGGTGAAAGTATCTATTACTATGGTGAAAAAAACGTATGCTACAGGACGCTTATTAGAAATTGTCACCATTGCTCCTAATCGTATCGATCCACACTGTGATCTCTATGGCTTTTGTGGTGGATGTCAGTTGCAACATATTACCTATGAAGGCCAGCTTTCACTAAAAACACAAAAGGTGAAGGACGTTATCGAACGCATTGCTCATCAAAATCCAGATCTTGTTAAACCTACTCTAGGACCTAAAAATCCCTGGGCATATCGCAATAAGATGCAAATGCCTGTAGGCGGTACTAAAGGTGATATCCAAATGGGATTCTATGCGATGGGATCTCACGATATCGTGCAAGGTACGAATTGTCCTATACAAGATGAGGGCAATAATATCATTGCTCAAGCATGTTATCAAATTGCTAAAGAATTTGATATCGAACCGTATGATGAACATACTGGTAAGGGTGTACTACGTCATGTTATCGGTCGTATCGGACAATCTGGATGGATGATTATCCTTGTAACCGCGACAGAACACTTGCCACATCAAGAGAAGTGGGTTGAAAAATTAACTGAACGAGTTCCCCAAGTGGAAACCATCGTTCATAACGTAAATGGGAAGCGTACTAATGTTATATTAGGGCCTAAAAATAGTGTTCTCTATGGGGATGGAACGATTACAGACCATATCAAAGATTTACGATTTACCTTATCTCCACATTCCTTTTTCCAAGTTAATCCTGAACAAACTACGGTGCTTTATGATCAAGCACTAGCGTATGCAGACCTAAAAGGAACCGAAATCGTTATCGATGCGTATTGTGGTACGGGTACTATTTCATTATTCCTTGCGTATAAAGCAAAACATGTTATCGGTATAGAAATCGTAGAACCAGCTATTACCAATGCTCGTGAAAATGCCCGACGCAATGGCTATGATAATACAGAGTTTATCGTCGCCGATGCGGCCGTAGAAATTCCAAAACTCTATAAAGCAGGCGTACGACCTGACGTTATCGTATTCGATCCAATTCGCGCAGGCTGTAAAGAAGAAGTACTAACCTCTGCAGCTAGCATGGAACCAAAACGCATTGTCTACGTATCTTGTAACCCTGCAACCATGGCACGAGACATTGAAATCCTCACACACTACGGCTATGAACTCAAAGAAGTACAACCTGTAGACATGTTCCCTATGACAGCGCATGTCGAAGCAGTGGCTTTGCTCACTAGGAGTAAAGCGACGCAGTGA
- a CDS encoding DUF4304 domain-containing protein: MKPRELCEKAWQEIASKFPDFKVVSKGQKLKKLSKNKDLTFEIYFQANRNNYAYSVEFVPHIAIYSKSMTKAKIHNGFVYGGELGRLLNRNEWHWYQLAGASYQYTVDEVSKLLEEHIIPLFEAFEDIERNIEKLIDGDLINHNLLYYIYHFGGKAKAQQYFNKIIQKDKLKTRYIGFYNQLKDMPKENISLDKSEFYGSAMIKFAYLNGIEIEK, translated from the coding sequence ATGAAACCTAGAGAGTTATGTGAAAAAGCTTGGCAAGAGATTGCAAGTAAATTCCCAGATTTTAAGGTAGTTAGTAAAGGTCAGAAGTTAAAGAAATTATCTAAAAATAAAGACCTTACTTTTGAGATATACTTTCAGGCCAATAGAAATAACTATGCATATAGCGTAGAATTTGTTCCACATATTGCAATCTACTCTAAATCCATGACAAAAGCTAAAATTCATAACGGTTTTGTTTATGGCGGAGAATTGGGGCGTTTGTTAAATCGAAATGAATGGCACTGGTATCAATTAGCAGGTGCAAGTTATCAATATACGGTCGATGAAGTTAGTAAATTGCTCGAAGAACATATCATACCATTATTTGAGGCTTTTGAAGATATTGAACGCAATATTGAAAAGCTTATAGATGGAGATTTAATCAATCATAATCTACTGTATTATATTTATCATTTTGGTGGAAAAGCCAAAGCGCAACAGTATTTTAATAAAATAATTCAAAAGGATAAGTTAAAAACTAGATATATTGGCTTTTATAATCAGTTGAAAGACATGCCAAAAGAAAATATTTCATTAGATAAAAGTGAGTTTTATGGCTCTGCTATGATTAAATTTGCATATCTTAATGGAATTGAAATAGAAAAATAA